A single Mastomys coucha isolate ucsf_1 chromosome X, UCSF_Mcou_1, whole genome shotgun sequence DNA region contains:
- the Tex13a gene encoding testis-expressed protein 13A isoform X2: protein MNKWPSTTKALISTLRTCPCPGKRWKTSSKSYLRIARCLLRLEKPVPGAPWPWLCASLTDLKQLTHQQEMKQKEVAIQLQKVQAKLEEVQKERDLLRLKIFQAELRALPNPVRPAVAIPPTVVRRGRMRTQWSSAKENLAELMAAATGRPDERAHMTEAALAGTITAPEEASQEPNGSFMQLLGVVKWKNYPLRRQRVDLRPKEASMCSLSQSLNLRSTVSSEPLTVQLPASFTYSYESPFPAMPTTSQLPTTERLPQMYPYSMASNMSHLSDMGIHRGDHLELPKDKRFSAFRRPGDWDCPWCKAVNFSRRENCFHCGKGIWLQNP from the exons ATGAACAAATGGCCAAGCACGACAAAGGCCCTGATTTCTACCTTGAGAACCTGTCCCTGTCCTGGGAAGAGGTGGAAGACAAGCTCAAAGTCATACTTGAGGATAGCGAGGTGCCTACTGAGGCTCGAGAAGCCTGTGCCTGGGGCACCCTGGCCTTGGCTGTGCGCTTCGCTCACAG ACCTGAAGCAGCTCACCCACCAGCAAGAGATGAAGCAGAAGGAGGTAGCTATCCAGCTTCAAAAGGTCCAAGCCAAACTAGAAGaagtgcagaaagagagagatctaCTGAGACTGAAGATCTTCCAGGCA gagctgagagctctccCAAATCCAGTAAGACCAGCTGTGGCCATTCCTCCTACTGTTGTCAGAAGAGGAAGGATGAGGACACAATGGTCAAGTGCGAAGGAAAACTTGGCAGAGTTGATGGCTGCTGCCACAGGAAGACCGGATGAGAGGGCACATATGACAGAAGCTGCCCTGGCAGGGACAATAACTGCCCCAGAAGAGGCCTCACAGGAGCCCAATGGAAGTTTCATGCAGCTTCTTGGAGTTGTGAAGTGGAAAAATTATcccctgaggaggcagagagtaGATCTCAGACCCAAGGAAGCATCCATGTGCTCTTTATCCCAGTCCCTAAATCTGAGATCCACTGTCTCCTCTGAGCCACTTACTGTCCAACTCCCAGCCTCATTCACATACTCCTATGAAAGCCCCTTCCCAGCCATGCCCACCACATCCCAACTACCAACCACAGAAAGACTACCTCAAATGTATCCCTATTCCATGGCCTCTAATATGAGTCATCTGTCTGATATGGGAATCCACAGAGGAGATCATCTAGAACTACCAAAAGACAAGAGATTTTCAGCATTTCGTAGGCCTGGGGATTGGGACTGTCCTTGGTGTAAAGCTGTGAATTTTTCAAGGAGGGAAAATTGTTTCCATTGTGGGAAGGGAATTTGGCTGCAAAACCCTTAG
- the Tex13a gene encoding testis-expressed protein 13A isoform X1: MALNPEDLGSGFRHSKVSAFINEQMAKHDKGPDFYLENLSLSWEEVEDKLKVILEDSEVPTEAREACAWGTLALAVRFAHRQGCLQGHGVQWLQDLSSLHKVSTLSLSPDLKQLTHQQEMKQKEVAIQLQKVQAKLEEVQKERDLLRLKIFQAELRALPNPVRPAVAIPPTVVRRGRMRTQWSSAKENLAELMAAATGRPDERAHMTEAALAGTITAPEEASQEPNGSFMQLLGVVKWKNYPLRRQRVDLRPKEASMCSLSQSLNLRSTVSSEPLTVQLPASFTYSYESPFPAMPTTSQLPTTERLPQMYPYSMASNMSHLSDMGIHRGDHLELPKDKRFSAFRRPGDWDCPWCKAVNFSRRENCFHCGKGIWLQNP; the protein is encoded by the exons ATGGCCTTGAATCCTGAGGATCTCGGTAGTGGATTCCGGCATAGCAAGGTGTCAGCGTTCATCAATGAACAAATGGCCAAGCACGACAAAGGCCCTGATTTCTACCTTGAGAACCTGTCCCTGTCCTGGGAAGAGGTGGAAGACAAGCTCAAAGTCATACTTGAGGATAGCGAGGTGCCTACTGAGGCTCGAGAAGCCTGTGCCTGGGGCACCCTGGCCTTGGCTGTGCGCTTCGCTCACAGGCAAGGCTGCTTACAAGGGCATGGGGTGCAGTGGCTGCAAGACTTGTCTAGCCTACATAAGGTGTCTACACTCTCCTTGTCACCAGACCTGAAGCAGCTCACCCACCAGCAAGAGATGAAGCAGAAGGAGGTAGCTATCCAGCTTCAAAAGGTCCAAGCCAAACTAGAAGaagtgcagaaagagagagatctaCTGAGACTGAAGATCTTCCAGGCA gagctgagagctctccCAAATCCAGTAAGACCAGCTGTGGCCATTCCTCCTACTGTTGTCAGAAGAGGAAGGATGAGGACACAATGGTCAAGTGCGAAGGAAAACTTGGCAGAGTTGATGGCTGCTGCCACAGGAAGACCGGATGAGAGGGCACATATGACAGAAGCTGCCCTGGCAGGGACAATAACTGCCCCAGAAGAGGCCTCACAGGAGCCCAATGGAAGTTTCATGCAGCTTCTTGGAGTTGTGAAGTGGAAAAATTATcccctgaggaggcagagagtaGATCTCAGACCCAAGGAAGCATCCATGTGCTCTTTATCCCAGTCCCTAAATCTGAGATCCACTGTCTCCTCTGAGCCACTTACTGTCCAACTCCCAGCCTCATTCACATACTCCTATGAAAGCCCCTTCCCAGCCATGCCCACCACATCCCAACTACCAACCACAGAAAGACTACCTCAAATGTATCCCTATTCCATGGCCTCTAATATGAGTCATCTGTCTGATATGGGAATCCACAGAGGAGATCATCTAGAACTACCAAAAGACAAGAGATTTTCAGCATTTCGTAGGCCTGGGGATTGGGACTGTCCTTGGTGTAAAGCTGTGAATTTTTCAAGGAGGGAAAATTGTTTCCATTGTGGGAAGGGAATTTGGCTGCAAAACCCTTAG